The following coding sequences lie in one Bacteroidota bacterium genomic window:
- a CDS encoding gliding motility-associated C-terminal domain-containing protein, translating to MAKFSKLLVAPLLFVICFLNINILKAQMVGANAYIRGTFVEIGLAGNGGYEGCPTGVSPPLPGMHFRSGNPFFGFVSNPQANAWLTFDGDFFTPGSPENGWGVEVGSATGIKASNNCAPVQQINGALTSWSQTFSCISSDWEGDLTSSTNIHIKINYFLKTTDLFYTTTVSITNNTGATIPELFYYRNLDPDNNQPISGDFTTQNTIVSQPFSGLCNTAHVKATSSLPASQPMSYFGLAATGANWRAYYGGFANRDASDLWNGVAGFTQTVGSTLFVDGAIGLAYRIQNLAPGATETFKFVCILDDLAAAQAVANTTYLTYPGSATAPPAACTPYTDTARICQGVPATLGVTGPNIASYNWSWSPAAGLSSATGTTVSANPATTTTYTVTGTPINACFTSISFPIVVYVTPSPTVVPETNLTFCAGDVVPINTFTSTPAGATFAWTNSNATIGLAASGTTSLPSFTAVNAGAVPITSTITVTPTIPGSTCPGVASTFTITINPRPVVSVNSLTVCPGQPAVLTGAGATTYAWSTGATTNPITVSPLVTTTYTVTGTTAGCTNTAIATVTVGGSVAVTVNSPTICAGQTATLTGAGATTFSWSTGATTNPITVSPATTTTYTVTGTSSGCTGSAIATVTVNPLPVTTVNSPTICAGDVATLTAAGATSYAWSTGATTNPITVTPATTTTYTVTGTSLGCTSTTVATVTVNPIPVTTVNSTSICPAGTATLTAAGATTYAWSTGATTNPINVTPAATTSYTVTGTSLGCSSTAVATVTVNPGLTVNAGLNDTICFGASTVLGVTPTGAGFTYNWTPAASLVGATTATPTASPATTTTYSVLVTDASGCTGTSTVTVFADPQITLAIAGIDVTCNGACNGQTIVIPSGGTPAYNYAWSSGCAAASCSPLCIGTYTVTVTDSWGCTSSGTATVVEPTLLTATAVATPATCNAVCDGTATATGAGGTVGAGYSYSWNTVPVQTTATATGLCAGTYTCTITDANSCTATVTATITEPTLVVIAPIAPAGVCTGGSTTITASASGGNGGAYNYTWSPAGTGTTPSVVVTPATTTTYTVNATDVNGCPAAPVTVTVTVNPPLAVVASGTASICPGASTSISALASLGTGGPYTYTWAPAGAGTPLTVSPAVTTTYTVTASDGCSPTVTATVTVTVLPAPVVAFSAPVTSGCAPLCVTFADNTTGGTVASWNWNFGDGNTSTAAAPTNCYANPGNYTVTLSTTTTLGCTATDSIVNYITVYPNPVASFTAPLSSSILSPIVNYTDNSTITSGAITGWNWNFGDPFAGTDSTSSLQNPTHTFTEAGTYCATLTVTSNFGCTDNTQLCLVIEPDFTFFIPNAFSPNGDGINDEFYGKGDYIKKFEMMIYDRWGNLIFFADDINKHWDGIANHGKEIAQQDVYVYVVKITDQNDKKHKYTGTVTIVK from the coding sequence ATGGCTAAATTTTCTAAACTACTCGTTGCTCCGCTTCTTTTTGTTATATGTTTTTTAAACATAAATATTTTAAAGGCTCAAATGGTAGGGGCGAATGCCTATATCAGAGGTACATTTGTTGAAATCGGATTAGCCGGAAACGGTGGTTACGAAGGATGTCCAACAGGAGTTTCACCTCCATTACCAGGCATGCACTTTCGTTCGGGAAATCCATTTTTTGGTTTTGTTTCTAATCCTCAAGCCAACGCATGGTTGACCTTTGATGGTGATTTTTTTACGCCTGGAAGTCCTGAAAATGGATGGGGCGTTGAAGTAGGTAGCGCAACGGGCATCAAAGCAAGTAATAACTGTGCACCGGTTCAACAAATCAATGGAGCGCTTACTTCTTGGTCGCAAACATTCAGCTGTATCAGCTCTGATTGGGAAGGAGATTTAACATCGTCAACAAACATTCATATAAAAATTAATTACTTTTTAAAAACTACAGATTTATTTTATACAACTACTGTATCCATCACGAACAATACGGGTGCTACAATTCCTGAGTTATTTTACTACCGAAATTTAGATCCAGATAACAATCAGCCTATCAGCGGTGACTTTACTACTCAGAATACTATTGTTTCACAACCCTTTTCTGGTTTGTGCAATACAGCTCACGTAAAAGCAACCTCTTCACTACCAGCAAGTCAGCCAATGTCCTATTTTGGATTAGCTGCAACTGGAGCAAATTGGAGAGCTTATTATGGTGGATTTGCGAACCGAGACGCTTCCGATTTATGGAATGGAGTCGCGGGTTTTACACAAACTGTAGGCTCAACGTTATTTGTTGATGGGGCTATTGGTTTGGCATATAGAATACAGAACTTGGCTCCTGGTGCAACTGAAACCTTTAAGTTCGTTTGTATTCTGGATGACTTAGCAGCTGCTCAAGCGGTTGCAAACACAACGTATTTAACCTATCCAGGTTCTGCAACTGCACCACCTGCTGCATGTACACCTTACACGGATACTGCAAGAATCTGTCAAGGTGTTCCTGCGACTTTAGGAGTTACCGGGCCAAATATTGCAAGTTATAACTGGTCTTGGAGCCCGGCTGCAGGCCTTTCATCTGCTACAGGAACTACTGTTTCTGCTAATCCTGCAACAACAACAACTTATACTGTAACTGGAACACCAATAAATGCTTGTTTTACATCCATTTCTTTCCCAATTGTTGTTTACGTTACCCCAAGCCCAACTGTGGTTCCGGAAACCAATCTCACATTTTGTGCTGGTGATGTAGTTCCTATTAATACATTTACGAGTACTCCTGCCGGTGCTACATTTGCTTGGACAAACTCAAATGCTACGATCGGATTAGCCGCGAGTGGAACAACAAGTTTACCGTCCTTTACAGCAGTCAATGCGGGTGCCGTCCCTATTACATCAACAATTACTGTTACCCCTACAATACCGGGAAGTACATGTCCGGGTGTAGCGAGCACATTTACGATTACAATTAATCCTCGACCAGTTGTTTCTGTTAACTCCTTAACAGTTTGCCCGGGACAACCCGCTGTTCTTACAGGCGCAGGAGCAACAACATATGCTTGGTCAACAGGCGCAACAACAAATCCGATTACTGTATCCCCTTTAGTAACAACCACCTATACCGTTACCGGTACAACTGCAGGCTGTACAAACACAGCAATAGCTACCGTTACCGTTGGAGGATCTGTTGCTGTTACGGTTAACTCACCTACAATTTGTGCCGGCCAAACCGCTACACTTACTGGTGCTGGAGCTACTACTTTTTCTTGGTCAACAGGTGCTACAACGAATCCAATTACAGTATCCCCTGCAACTACAACAACCTATACTGTAACTGGAACCTCTTCCGGATGTACGGGCTCTGCCATTGCAACCGTAACTGTAAATCCATTACCTGTTACTACCGTTAACTCACCAACCATTTGTGCTGGTGATGTGGCTACTTTAACCGCTGCCGGTGCTACTTCGTATGCTTGGTCTACTGGTGCTACAACTAACCCGATTACTGTTACACCTGCTACAACTACTACTTATACCGTTACTGGTACTTCATTGGGTTGTACGTCTACTACTGTTGCTACCGTTACCGTTAACCCTATTCCGGTAACTACTGTAAACTCTACCAGTATTTGTCCTGCAGGTACTGCAACATTAACTGCTGCTGGTGCTACTACCTATGCTTGGTCGACTGGTGCTACAACCAATCCAATTAATGTTACTCCTGCTGCCACTACATCCTATACCGTTACCGGTACTTCATTGGGTTGTTCATCAACTGCTGTTGCTACTGTTACAGTAAACCCGGGTTTAACTGTTAATGCAGGATTAAATGATACCATTTGTTTTGGTGCTAGCACTGTTTTAGGTGTTACACCAACCGGTGCTGGATTTACTTACAACTGGACTCCGGCTGCATCACTTGTTGGTGCTACCACCGCTACTCCTACCGCTTCACCTGCTACTACCACTACCTATTCGGTGTTAGTAACCGATGCCAGCGGATGTACTGGAACAAGTACCGTTACCGTATTTGCTGATCCTCAAATTACACTTGCCATTGCTGGTATTGATGTAACTTGTAATGGTGCATGTAACGGACAAACCATTGTGATTCCTTCTGGTGGAACACCTGCATATAATTATGCATGGTCTTCCGGATGTGCGGCCGCTTCTTGCAGTCCGTTATGTATTGGAACATACACCGTTACCGTTACCGATTCGTGGGGTTGTACCTCTTCAGGAACAGCTACCGTTGTTGAACCTACTTTGCTAACAGCTACTGCTGTTGCTACACCTGCTACTTGTAATGCTGTTTGTGATGGAACAGCTACAGCTACCGGTGCCGGTGGAACTGTGGGCGCTGGATATTCTTATTCATGGAACACCGTTCCTGTTCAAACTACGGCTACTGCTACCGGATTATGTGCAGGTACTTATACTTGTACCATTACGGATGCAAATAGTTGTACAGCTACCGTTACCGCTACAATTACAGAACCTACATTGGTGGTGATTGCACCGATTGCACCTGCTGGCGTTTGTACAGGTGGAAGCACAACTATTACAGCTTCCGCTTCCGGTGGAAATGGTGGAGCATACAATTACACTTGGTCACCAGCTGGAACGGGAACGACTCCTTCTGTAGTGGTTACACCGGCAACAACTACAACCTATACTGTAAATGCAACCGATGTAAATGGTTGTCCGGCTGCACCGGTTACCGTTACAGTTACCGTAAATCCTCCACTAGCTGTGGTTGCCAGCGGCACTGCATCTATTTGTCCGGGAGCATCTACCAGCATTTCGGCATTGGCTTCACTAGGAACTGGCGGACCATATACTTATACATGGGCACCTGCAGGTGCTGGAACACCACTTACGGTTTCACCTGCGGTAACTACGACATATACAGTTACTGCGAGTGACGGATGTTCACCTACCGTTACTGCTACCGTTACTGTTACCGTATTACCTGCACCGGTAGTTGCATTCAGCGCTCCGGTTACTTCCGGATGTGCTCCGTTATGTGTCACATTTGCTGATAACACAACCGGTGGAACCGTTGCTTCTTGGAACTGGAACTTTGGTGATGGAAACACCAGCACTGCTGCTGCACCAACCAACTGCTATGCGAATCCGGGTAATTATACTGTTACATTATCAACAACAACTACACTGGGTTGTACAGCTACCGATAGCATCGTAAACTACATTACCGTTTATCCAAATCCGGTTGCTAGTTTTACTGCACCATTGTCGAGCAGCATTCTTAGTCCAATTGTAAATTACACCGACAACTCCACCATTACAAGCGGTGCTATTACCGGATGGAATTGGAATTTCGGTGATCCATTTGCAGGAACAGACAGCACAAGTAGTTTGCAAAACCCAACGCATACGTTTACCGAAGCAGGAACTTATTGTGCAACGCTGACAGTAACTAGTAACTTTGGTTGTACAGACAACACACAGTTGTGTTTAGTGATAGAACCAGATTTTACGTTCTTTATCCCAAATGCTTTTTCACCAAATGGAGATGGAATCAATGATGAATTTTATGGAAAAGGTGATTACATCAAAAAGTTTGAAATGATGATTTACGATCGTTGGGGAAATTTAATCTTCTTCGCAGATGACATCAATAAACATTGGGATGGAATTGCTAACCATGGGAAAGAAATTGCACAACAAGATGTATATGTTTATGTAGTTAAAATCACAGATCAAAACGACAAAAAACATAAATATACTGGTACAGTAACCATTGTAAAATAG